A section of the Benincasa hispida cultivar B227 unplaced genomic scaffold, ASM972705v1 Contig50_2, whole genome shotgun sequence genome encodes:
- the LOC120069589 gene encoding uncharacterized protein LOC120069589 yields MEVEHVSMDFIVGLPRIVKDIHEEGGEIAWSAVSIVSDRDLVSRLTSGKVSRQLWDPVRLLVSFPTQTDGQTERLNQILEDMLRACTIEFSGSWDAHLHLMELLIITTTSPLLGCHPLRPYMGRVADPCVLDEIYMKKGGEIAWSAVSIVSDRDPRFTSNFWKSLQAALGPG; encoded by the exons atggaagtggagcatgtgtctatggacttcatcgtGGGGTTGCCTCGGATAGTCAAAG ATATACATGAAGAAGGTGGTGAGATTGCATGGAGTGCCGTGTCCATCGTGTCGGATAGAGACCTCGTTTCACGTCTAACTTCTGGAAAAGTCTCCAGGCAGCTTTGGGACCCGGTTAGACTTTTAGTTAGCTTTCCCACTCAGACTGATGGGCAGACAGAGAGATTGAATCAGATATTGGAAGACATGTTGCGTGCCTGTACCATAGAGTTTTCAGGAAGCTGGGATGCTCACTTGCACTTAATGGAGTTGCTTATAATAACAACTACCAGTCCACTATTGGGATGTCACCctttgaggccctatatgggaagagttgcagATCCCTGTGTGTTGGATGAG ATATACATGAAGAAAGGTGGTGAGATTGCATGGAGTGCCGTGTCCATCGTGTCGGATAGAGACCCTCGTTTCACGTCTAACTTCTGGAAAAGTCTCCAGGCAGCTTTGGGACCCGGTTAG